The sequence below is a genomic window from Lolium perenne isolate Kyuss_39 chromosome 4, Kyuss_2.0, whole genome shotgun sequence.
TTCCTTCGGGTGAAGTGACTGAAGCAAATAGGAGAGGACGATCTGGTCCCTCGAGATCCATGACGCATAGTCAGGATTAATCTTCATCTTGGCTGGAACAGCTCGTTCTTTGTCAGGAGGGATGTCGATGACTTCAGGTGGTGGCGCAGGATCTGTCCTGGTGAGCAGACCGAGCTGCATCGCGCCACGGATGGCAGGCAGAACCTGCGAGCGCCATGTGGGATAGTTGTCCCGCGTGAGCAGCTCACGCGGCGGGATGCCAAGGTTGAGTGTCGGCGTTGTAGATGAAGACGCCATGGCGGCGAGATACGGCGGCGACGATCGGACGGAGAAGCGATCTAGGGTTTGCGGCGGAAGAGCCGGCCTAATACCATGTAAAAACTAGAATATGATCAGGTAGACTTTGGGCTACTCGGATACTTCCGAGGGCCTCATACTCGTGTATATATATTAGGCACAATGCCGTGGGAAGCAATACATGAATACAACTAGGACTCTCCTAATCTAAACCGTGTCACATACGACCACGGTTACACATCTCCTAACATTGTCACTGGGCACTGGTTCCGCCAAAGTGGAGGAGAAATTCGACGCCGCCACGAGCGGCAAGTGGGGCATCCTCGGCTGGCTCTACAACcagggtgccacgccgctcatagTCATCGACAGCTTCAGCCAGGCCAGCTCCGACCTCGTCGACATCCAGGCGTCCGTGCTCTTCCAGGCGCTGCGCTGCGAGAAGCGGTACCTACGCATCCAGGATGACGAGCTCAAGGGCAACACCTCCTCTGTTGACGTGTCCACTCCAGTGAACCTCAATGGCCTCATCGATGTCTGCAAGGCGCTGCTCAAGAGGACAGTGTGCAGGGTGGACGTCGAGACCGGCAAGAGCGTGCCTGACGTGAACAGAGGCACCAATGAGGAGGAACTCGTCCGTTTCGCCAGCATGCTCTCACAGGAGCGCAAGGCCAGGTTCCAGAAGAAAGGCATAACTACCGTCACACAGTAAATATATCAACATG
It includes:
- the LOC127348239 gene encoding patatin-like protein 3, which gives rise to MAARYGGDDRTEKRSRVCGGRAGLIPLEEKFDAATSGKWGILGWLYNQGATPLIVIDSFSQASSDLVDIQASVLFQALRCEKRYLRIQDDELKGNTSSVDVSTPVNLNGLIDVCKALLKRTVCRVDVETGKSVPDVNRGTNEEELVRFASMLSQERKARFQKKGITTVTQ